One Candidatus Sulfotelmatobacter sp. genomic region harbors:
- a CDS encoding UDP-N-acetylmuramoyl-L-alanyl-D-glutamate--2,6-diaminopimelate ligase, with protein sequence MNLNDLLEGLEVVGRRGDSSLAISGLAYDSRRVRKGDAFFALSGLKADGARFVNDAIRAGAVAVVSAPGVVVEGAAHVEVREPRLALAQAAENFYGHPSRGLRIVAITGTNGKTTTTWMLESMFHAAGWNAGVIGTTGARFANQSREISFTTPEAPELQSLLSEMRQRGVKAVAMEVSSHSLALRRTWGLEADTCVFTNLTQDHLDYHGTMENYLDAKLMLFDGRNGPNGKRVTAVVNGDDPAGARVIAAAKAAGSRVLTFGTDLSDAPPAMKFDLSIERIQSQPDGLHLQFDVEVPKDLREKKRFDLGNSAAGGERTFRLPLLGQHNAFNAAAAYLAALSFGLPLDTIEQGLMRMPAVPGRLEKVDAGQQFLVVVDYAHTPDALERALHAAREHSRGRLLLVFGCGGDRDRGKRPLMGAVASRAADQVWITNDNPRSEDPAAIAREILSGATGPARPITVELDRRQAIARALDSAREGDLVLIAGKGHETTQTIGSQVLPFDDREVARELLRRRRPA encoded by the coding sequence GTGAACTTGAACGATCTGCTCGAGGGGCTCGAGGTGGTCGGGCGGCGTGGCGATTCCTCGCTGGCGATTTCGGGCCTGGCCTACGACTCTCGCCGCGTCCGCAAGGGCGACGCGTTCTTCGCGCTCTCCGGCTTGAAGGCCGACGGCGCCCGATTCGTGAACGACGCGATCCGCGCCGGAGCGGTGGCGGTGGTCTCGGCTCCCGGCGTGGTGGTCGAGGGCGCGGCGCACGTCGAAGTGCGCGAGCCGCGCCTGGCGCTCGCGCAGGCGGCCGAGAACTTCTACGGCCATCCGTCGCGGGGGCTTCGAATCGTCGCGATCACCGGCACCAATGGCAAGACCACGACGACCTGGATGCTCGAATCCATGTTTCACGCCGCCGGCTGGAATGCCGGAGTCATCGGCACCACCGGTGCGCGCTTCGCCAACCAGTCACGCGAGATCTCGTTCACCACGCCCGAGGCGCCCGAGCTGCAGTCGCTGCTCTCCGAAATGCGCCAACGCGGGGTGAAGGCGGTGGCGATGGAGGTATCGAGCCACTCGCTCGCCTTGAGACGCACCTGGGGACTGGAGGCCGACACCTGCGTGTTCACCAACCTCACGCAGGATCACCTTGACTATCACGGCACCATGGAGAACTACCTCGACGCCAAGCTGATGCTGTTCGACGGTCGCAATGGGCCGAACGGCAAGCGCGTGACCGCGGTGGTCAACGGCGACGATCCCGCCGGCGCGAGGGTGATCGCGGCCGCGAAGGCCGCGGGCTCTCGCGTGCTCACCTTCGGCACGGACCTGTCCGATGCGCCGCCGGCCATGAAATTCGACTTGAGCATCGAGCGAATCCAGTCACAACCTGACGGGCTCCACTTGCAGTTCGACGTCGAGGTACCCAAAGACTTGCGCGAGAAGAAGCGATTCGACCTCGGGAACTCCGCCGCCGGCGGCGAGCGGACCTTCCGGCTCCCGCTGCTCGGGCAGCACAACGCGTTCAACGCCGCGGCCGCGTATCTGGCCGCCCTTTCGTTCGGACTGCCGCTCGATACGATCGAGCAGGGGCTGATGAGAATGCCGGCCGTGCCGGGTCGGCTGGAGAAAGTGGACGCCGGGCAGCAGTTCCTGGTGGTCGTGGACTACGCCCACACGCCCGACGCGCTCGAGCGCGCGCTCCACGCGGCGCGCGAACACTCGCGCGGCCGCCTGTTGCTGGTGTTCGGCTGCGGCGGCGATCGCGATCGGGGCAAGCGGCCGCTGATGGGAGCGGTGGCCTCGCGCGCCGCCGATCAGGTGTGGATCACCAACGACAATCCCCGCAGCGAGGATCCGGCGGCGATCGCCCGCGAGATCCTGAGCGGCGCGACCGGACCGGCGCGACCGATCACGGTCGAGCTGGATCGAAGGCAGGCGATCGCCCGCGCGCTCGACTCGGCGCG